From one Populus alba chromosome 17, ASM523922v2, whole genome shotgun sequence genomic stretch:
- the LOC118056107 gene encoding MLO-like protein 1 — protein MAEGGTTLEHTPTWVVAVVCSVIVLISLIVERTLHYLGKLLKRKHQKPLFEALQKIKEELMLLGFISLLLTVFQGRINTICISKDWSQRMLPCKDETKETTNAHFQSIFSFVLGGISRRLLAEASSANSCSEGKVPMLSTTALHHLHIFIFVLACVHVVFCALTILFGSARIRQWKLWEDSISNKEQDPEEAQGPKLTHVKDHDFIKSRYLGFGKNSYILGWVHSFFKQFYASVTRSDYTTLRLGFIMTHCRGNPKFDFHKYMMRVLEADFKKVVGISWYLWLFVVIFLFLNVSGWHACFWIAFIPFILLLAVGTKLEHVIIQLAHEVAEKHVAVQGDLVVRPSDEHFWFNKPKIVLLLIHIILFQNSFELAFFFWIWMQYGFDSCIMGQVGYIIPRLVIGASIQFLCSYSTLPLYAIVTQMGSSFKREIFEEYIQEGLVGWATQAKKAAELRRAANESSHNQSSQRGVSSDSDG, from the exons ATGGCAGAAGGAGGGACTACCTTAGAGCATACTCCCACATGGGTTGTGGCGGTGGTTTGCTCTGTTATCGTTCTTATTTCTCTTATTGTTGAGAGAACCCTCCACTACCTTGGCAAG TTGTTGAAGAGGAAACACCAGAAACCGCTCTTTGAAGCCTTACAGAAAATCAAAGaag AGTTGATGCTTTTGGGGTTCATATCACTGCTACTGACAGTGTTTCAGGGAAGAATTAACACTATCTGCATTTCTAAAGATTGGTCACAAAGAATGCTGCCCTGCAAGGACGAAACCAAAGAAACCACTAATGCCCATTTTCAGAGTATCTTTTCCTTCGTTCTTGGTGGGATTTCCCGTCGCCTTTTAGCCGAGGCCTCCTCTGCTAATTCTTGTTCCGAG GGAAAGGTTCCAATGTTATCTACGACTGCACTGCATCATCTTCATATATTTATCTTCGTGCTAGCTTGTGTGCATGTGGTTTTCTGTGCTCTAACCATTCTTTTTGGAAGCGCTCGG ATAAGGCAGTGGAAACTTTGGGAGGATTCTATCTCAAATAAGGAACAAGATCCGGAAGAAG CTCAAGGTCCAAAGCTCACTCATGTTAAAGACCATGATTTTATCAAGTCACGATATCTGGGTTTTGGAAAGAATTCCTACATCCTGGGTTGGGTG CATTCATTTTTCAAGCAGTTCTATGCATCTGTAACAAGATCCGATTACACCACGTTGCGACTGGGCTTCATTATG ACTCATTGCAGGGGAAACCCGAAGTTTGATTTTCACAAATACATGATGCGAGTCCTCGAAGCTGACTTTAAGAAAGTTGTTGGAATAAG TTGGTATCTTTGGCTATTTGTGGTTATCTTCTTGTTTCTGAACGTTTCTG GCTGGCATGCATGTTTCTGGATTGCATTCATACCCTTCATT CTTCTGCTAGCCGTGGGTACTAAGTTGGAGCATGTGATTATCCAATTGGCCCACGAGGTTGCTGAGAAACATGTAGCAGTTCAAGGGGATTTGGTTGTTCGACCTTCAGATGAGCACTTCTGGTTCAACAAGCCTAAAATTGTTCTCCTTTTGATTCACATCATTTTATTCCAAAACTCTTTCGAACTGGCATTTTTCTTCTGGATATGG ATGCAGTATGGTTTTGACTCCTGCATAATGGGACAAGTTGGCTATATTATTCCAAGACTTGTTATAGG GGCATCCATTCAGTTCCTCTGCAGTTACAGTACCCTGCCACTCTATGCCATTGTGACACAG ATGGGAAGTTCATTTAAGAGGGAAATATTTGAAGAGTATATTCAAGAAGGGCTTGTGGGTTGGGCTACACAAGCAAAGAAGGCGGCAGAGTTGAGAAGGGCTGCAAATGAGTCTAGCCATAATCAAAGTTCCCAAAGAGGAGTCTCCTCTGACTCAGATGGCTAA
- the LOC118056104 gene encoding pentatricopeptide repeat-containing protein At4g21065, with translation MSTNPSCPDNRTPYVVRKCVALLQICASSRFKLKQIHAFSIRHGIPVTNLDMGKHLIYTAVSLSVPMNYAHNIFTQIRSPNVFTWNTMIRGYAESENPKPAIELYHHMQLKPDTHTYPFLLKAVSKVVDVKVGEKIHSLVAKNGFESLLFVQNSLLHMYAACGQFESAYKVFELMPEKDIVAWNSVINGFALNGKPNEALTLYKRMGSEGVEPDGFTMVSLLSACAELATLALGRRAHAFMVKVGLNKNLHANNALLDLYAKCGTISEARKIFDEMRIERNVVSWTSLIVGLAVNGFGKEALEHFKDMEREGLVPSEITFVGVLYACSHCGIVNEGFEYFKRMKEQYDIVPRIEHYGCMVDLLGRAGLLKEAYDYIQDMPLQPNAVIWRTLLGACTIHGHLGLGAFARARLLQLEPKDSGDYVLLSNLYASEQRWSDVHEVRRTMLSEGVRKTPGYSLVELGNHVHEFVMGDRTHPQSEVIYKMLVEIAMKLKLAGYVPHTANVLADIEEEEKESALFYHSEKIAIAFMLINTLSGTPIRIIKNLRVCADCHFAIKLISKLFERDIVVRDCSRFHHFRDGSCSCRDYW, from the coding sequence ATGAGTACAAATCCATCCTGCCCAGATAACCGAACACCTTACGTTGTCCGAAAATGCGTTGCCCTATTGCAAATTTGTGCCTCTTCCAGGTTCAAACTGAAACAAATCCATGCCTTCTCTATCAGACATGGCATCCCAGTAACCAACTTAGACATGGGCAAGCACCTTATATACACTGCTGTTTCCCTTTCAGTCCCTATGAACTATGCACACAATATTTTTACCCAAATCCGAAGCCCAAACGTTTTCACATGGAATACCATGATTAGAGGCTATGCTGAGagtgaaaatccaaaaccagcCATTGAATTGTACCACCACATGCAACTGAAACCTGACACACAcacatatccttttcttttgaaggCCGTGTCTAAGGTGGTCGATGTTAAAGTGGGTGAAAAGATACATTCCCTTGTTGCAAAAAATGGCTTCGAATCATTGTTGTTTGTTCAAAACAGTTTGCTTCACATGTATGCTGCTTGTGGCCAGTTCGAGAGTGCATACAAAGTATTTGAATTAATGCCTGAGAAGGATATTGTGGCTTGGAATTCTGTGATTAATGGTTTTGCTCTGAACGGGAAACCCAATGAAGCTTTAACACTTTATAAGAGAATGGGTTCTGAAGGTGTTGAGCCGGACGGATTCACTATGGTTAGTTTGCTGTCTGCCTGTGCTGAGCTTGCAACGTTGGCCTTGGGCAGGAGGGCTCATGCGTTTATGGTGAAAGTTGGTCTCAACAAAAATCTGCATGCTAATAATGCCCTTCTGGACCTTTATGCAAAGTGCGGAACCATTAGTGAAGCACGCAAGATTTTTGATGAGATGCGAATTGAGAGGAATGTGGTTTCTTGGACTTCTTTGATTGTTGGATTGGCTGTTAATGGATTCGGCAAAGAAGCTCTTGAGCATTTCAAGGATATGGAGAGAGAGGGATTGGTGCCTAGTGAGATCACTTTTGTTGGGGTCTTGTATGCTTGTAGTCATTGCGGTATAGTTAATGAGGGGTTTGAATACTTCAAAAGGATGAAGGAGCAATATGATATTGTGCCTAGAATAGAGCACTATGGTTGCATGGTTGACTTGCTTGGTAGAGCAGGCTTGTTGAAAGAAGCATATGATTATATTCAGGATATGCCACTGCAGCCTAATGCTGTTATTTGGAGGACCTTGTTAGGGGCTTGCACAATACATGGGCATTTAGGCTTAGGAGCATTTGCAAGAGCCCGACTCTTACAGTTGGAGCCTAAAGACAGTGGAGATTATGTGCTCCTCTCCAATCTGTATGCATCCGAGCAGCGTTGGTCAGACGTGCATGAGGTGAGAAGGACAATGCTTAGTGAAGGAGTCAGAAAAACTCCAGGGTATAGCCTTGTAGAGTTGGGAAATCATGTCCATGAGTTTGTTATGGGTGATAGGACTCATCCTCAAAGTGAGGTAATATATAAAATGCTAGTGGAGATAGCCATGAAGTTGAAATTGGCAGGGTATGTGCCTCACACGGCAAATGTGCTTGCAGACattgaagaggaagaaaaggaaagtgcTTTGTTTTATCATAGTGAGAAGATTGCAATTGCTTTTATGCTCATTAATACACTATCAGGGACCCCAATTAGGATTATTAAGAATTTAAGAGTATGCGCAGATTGTCATTTTGCAATTAAACTAATATCAAAGCTTTTTGAAAGAGACATTGTTGTGAGGGACTGCAGCCGCTTTCACCATTTTAGAGACGGTTCTTGTTCTTGTAGGGATTACTGGTGA